Part of the Paenibacillus terrae HPL-003 genome is shown below.
CTTTAGCAACAGCCGCTTTTAAGGGCGGTCGGCAGTGGTTAAATCAGGGAAATAGATCTCACCTTTGGACGGGGCGATCTATTTCTTTTTGTTTTGGTTCAATGCAATAACAATTGTGACAATTAACCCGATTAACGCAACAACTAAGGAATATTATAACATATGGAACTTGCAATTTCCTCTCTCAGATCCCGTTCGGGAAAAGCGCATCATATGCAGGACAAGGCAGTTTGTCGAGAAACTCCTGAAGCGGCTTAGGTCTATGAGTGTAGATATCTTTTAAGGACGTTCCATTATAAATATTGCCGATGACCACAGGATGGCATAGCTCACAGATCAGGATATCACCGTTTCCATGAAGATGGAGTTGCTTTTTACCATCCACGCAGTTGGAAAAATATACGCCTGGCTGCTCCTTGAAGCCCAGCGCTTCTGCAAAACGGTCCATGCAGGTGAAATACAGCACGGTATCTTCCTTTTTATGGGCAATCAGGTCATGAACGGAACGGACAAGTGCCTCCTTGGTGGAAATGGCGTTCCAGTTGGTATGATCCATCACGATGCTGTTTTGGATTTCATGGATGCGCACACCGAGTTCATATACCATTTCGCTAATGGCTTGCATGTTGTTCTGTGTTTCCGCAAACAGCAAAGTCTCCAGCACCGTTTCTAGTTTGGCTTCGGTACATAACCGAATGTTCTGAACAATTTTATCATACATGCGAGGGTGAACATGATAATAGGCTGAATATTTTTCGGCGTCCGTGAAGTTAAAGGAGATATGAATGTTGGAAAGCCCTGCATCACGTAAGCTCTCAATTCGTTCAGGGCTAAGCAGGCTGGCATTGGTATTGAGCTGGGTAGCGATTCCCTTGCTCGAACAGTGAGCCACAATGTCCAGACAGTCCTCATACTTTAAGGTCACTTCTCCCCCGGACAGTCGCACACGTTTTAACGTTGGAATGTCATCTATAATACCAATGACCTCCTTGCTGCTGATGCATTGCCCATCGTTTCGTTGATATGCGCAGCAATAATCGCACTTGAAGTTGCAATTGGAGGTCACCCCCACTTCCAGTCCCTCCAGCTCGTAGATGCCCGGCTTTTCCAGTTCAAGTGCTTTATATTTGTTCTCTATATTCACTTTCTTATGATCCTCCCGATCTCAGGCTTGTGTCTTGAATACCCTTGAGATTATACAGAGTGGGAGCAGCTCAGAGATATGATTTATAGCGCATAAAAATGTAATTTGACAAGTACTGCGAACTTTAGTAAATTCAAATTAGTTAAGCACTTAATTATATTACGGTGGTGATCTTATGAAGGACCTTCAGGATTACGTACTTGATTTGCCGCTGCCTTCTCTGGTTTTCTTTTCACTGGTGGAAACGACAGCCGGATTAGTTGATGTCTCAGAAAAATACTGGCATTCAAAAGGAACCAATGGAGCCAGAATTCGAATTTTGGTTGAAATCATGAAGGAAGGAGGCACGATTCTTCCCTCTGTGCTCGCCCAAAGGATCGGTGTCACCAAATCGAATATTAGCCTGCTGCTTAGCCCGCTGGAAAACGAAGGATTCATCCGCCGCGAACGTCATCCCAAGGACGGCAGAAAATCGGTGATTTCTATAACAAGCGAAGGGCAAAGCCTCCTACTGCGTAATTTACCCGAAAACCGGCAGAGGATTGTAGAAAAAATGCAGGTGTTGAATGATCAGGAATTGAAGCAGCTCCTTTCCCTGCTCAACAAATTAAAGAGGACGTAATGCAGCCTTTTTTTTATTCAATTGGTTAAGTGCTTAACTAAAATTCCGTTTGTAAAAAGGGTGATATTTAATGTCGATCGTTATTACTGGAGCAAATGGTAAATTGGGGAGCTTAATCATACAACAGCTCCTTCATAAAGTCTCACCTCATGATATTATCGCTTGTGTTCGCCACCTTGAAACCGGAAAACACTATGAGGAACAGGGAATTACAGTCCGGTTTGGTGACTACGATCAACCCGATTCACTTGAGCAAGCATTCGCAGGAGCTTCCCAACTGTTGTTGATTTCAAGTTCACATCCCGACGATACGATTCGTATTCGTCAACATGCCCATATCATTGAAGCGGCTAAAAAGTGTAAAGTAGAACATATGTTTTATACCAGCTTTGCCTTTCCTGAAGCCGGCTCTATCCCCCTCTCCCATCTGCATTTGGCTACAGAACATGCCATTCGTACCACCGGAATTCCTTACACTTTTCTACGGAATGCATTATATACCGATTTTGTCAAAACACTCGATCTGAATGCCGCCATAGCAAAGGGCGAACTCGATATCTATCCTGGGGAATGGAAGTTTAACACCGTTACGCGTTGGGATCTTGCCAGAGGAATCGCAGCAGTGCTGTCTGAGCCAGACCATAAGAACAAGAAATATGAATTCACCGCCTCCAGTCCCTGGACCTTTTCAGATTTGGCAGCAGCTTTGACCGAACTTACAGGCAGATCCGTCTCCTTACGTCAGGACCCTCAAATCAAAAATTGGATATTCGGGTTCTTAAGCAAAATAAATACGCGCTCCACCTCGGATGATTTGGAACAGTTGATCGATGGTCCACTCACTTCACTGAAAGAAAGCATACGGCCTTTTATCTCCACATGAAAAAATAATGACACAAATGTGAGCGATATGTGAACTGGGCATAGTTCTCATCTCCAAATCCATACTGAATATATCTGTTGGTAATGGAGGCGGAATGTAGTGGACAAAAGGATGAATCTGCTCATGTTCAGCGGGGATTACGATAAGGCGATGGCTGGACTGATTTTGGCGAATACGGCTCGGGAATTGGACGTTGAGGTTACGATGTTTTTTGCGTTCTGGGGATTATTTTTGGTTCGTGATCCTGATAAGATGACGCTTGAGGACAAGACGATTTATGAAAAAATCATGGGCTGGATGACTCCAAAAGGACCCGAGGAGCTGCCATTGTCCAAAATGAATTTTAGCGGTCTTGGCAAGCTAATGCTGACGGAAATGATTGAGGATAACGAAGCCCCGAAACTGATTCATTTTTTGAAGGGGGCACGGAAAAAAAACGTCAAATTTTATGCCTGCAAGCTATCCGTGGACATTATGGGTTTTAAACCGGAAGAATTCATCCCTGAATTAGAAATTATCGAGGCCAAAACGTATCTCAAAGATGCGCTCGAATCCGATATGCAGCTGTTCATATAAGATGTACGCACGCCTTGTCCGGCTTTCGGATGAGGCTTTTATTTTGACAAAATGATGACATTCGCCTATTTTTCTTAACCCATTGAGGTCTTCCTACGTACCCTAGAACGACAGAACCACATGGGAGGCGCCCGTATGCTCAAGGCTCGAATCGGAAGCAACAATAGTGCGTATCAGCCTTCTAGAGAGGCTTATTTCGCACGATATCGGGAAGGCACGATCGGATATCATCAAACCTTTGAATCTCCATACGGGCAAAAAAAGCTGATGTATGCGGATTGGGCAGCCAGCGGCCGTCTATATGGACCTATTGAGTCCAAAATAGCTAGCGATTTTGGCCCTTTTGTAGCGAATACCCATACGGAGTCTAATTTGACAGG
Proteins encoded:
- a CDS encoding radical SAM protein encodes the protein MNIENKYKALELEKPGIYELEGLEVGVTSNCNFKCDYCCAYQRNDGQCISSKEVIGIIDDIPTLKRVRLSGGEVTLKYEDCLDIVAHCSSKGIATQLNTNASLLSPERIESLRDAGLSNIHISFNFTDAEKYSAYYHVHPRMYDKIVQNIRLCTEAKLETVLETLLFAETQNNMQAISEMVYELGVRIHEIQNSIVMDHTNWNAISTKEALVRSVHDLIAHKKEDTVLYFTCMDRFAEALGFKEQPGVYFSNCVDGKKQLHLHGNGDILICELCHPVVIGNIYNGTSLKDIYTHRPKPLQEFLDKLPCPAYDALFPNGI
- a CDS encoding DsrE/DsrF/DrsH-like family protein, with product MDKRMNLLMFSGDYDKAMAGLILANTARELDVEVTMFFAFWGLFLVRDPDKMTLEDKTIYEKIMGWMTPKGPEELPLSKMNFSGLGKLMLTEMIEDNEAPKLIHFLKGARKKNVKFYACKLSVDIMGFKPEEFIPELEIIEAKTYLKDALESDMQLFI
- a CDS encoding MarR family winged helix-turn-helix transcriptional regulator → MKDLQDYVLDLPLPSLVFFSLVETTAGLVDVSEKYWHSKGTNGARIRILVEIMKEGGTILPSVLAQRIGVTKSNISLLLSPLENEGFIRRERHPKDGRKSVISITSEGQSLLLRNLPENRQRIVEKMQVLNDQELKQLLSLLNKLKRT
- a CDS encoding NAD(P)H-binding protein → MSIVITGANGKLGSLIIQQLLHKVSPHDIIACVRHLETGKHYEEQGITVRFGDYDQPDSLEQAFAGASQLLLISSSHPDDTIRIRQHAHIIEAAKKCKVEHMFYTSFAFPEAGSIPLSHLHLATEHAIRTTGIPYTFLRNALYTDFVKTLDLNAAIAKGELDIYPGEWKFNTVTRWDLARGIAAVLSEPDHKNKKYEFTASSPWTFSDLAAALTELTGRSVSLRQDPQIKNWIFGFLSKINTRSTSDDLEQLIDGPLTSLKESIRPFIST